The following coding sequences are from one Rana temporaria unplaced genomic scaffold, aRanTem1.1, whole genome shotgun sequence window:
- the LOC120922158 gene encoding nucleolar protein 58-like produces the protein MHITHCDITQVGGANPNKRGSARERGPFVPEHREGPSKCSSLKIIRNSLSEFRVSGGEGIEPQLVFLLPSVIWFKAIYYQRGEEILGEEFLVEEILGEEILGEEILVEEILGEEILGEEILGEEFLGEEILGEEILGEEILGSRMSLPRAEMGEFSEVVMGMRMEAERKAKERREFLNKAKETMAEIKRITEEEWRKFRAMKADWEKQVKQLKSGEAEMEEKKVEEKKVEKEGRQLTRERKRELLQKARARKAEIEKKKVEESKVEESKVEEKKEKKVEEQTGGELKKAEERRGGKKQRLLQKAYALKAEWDKEGKQLTRERKRELLQKARARKAEMESQRDEAQKEMGHDEGGDGEVPAMKTDTSIVQNMDDYDDSDRHDANSEARSVSSIEM, from the exons ATGCACATAACACATTGTGACATCACacaagtgggaggagccaaccCCAATAAAAGAGGCTCGGCCCGGGAGAGGGGACCATTTGTTCCTGAGCACCGCGAAG GACCTTCAAAATGTTCCTCATTGAAAATAATCCGCAACTCTTTATCAGAATTCCGGGTTTCGGGTGGGGAAGGGATAGAACCTCAGTTGGTGTTTTTACTGCCATCTGTGATTTG gttCAAAGCGATTTAttaccagagaggagaggagatttTAGGAGAGGAGTTTTTAGTAGAGGAGATTTTAGGAGAGGAGATTTTAGGAGAGGAGATTTTAGTAGAGGAGATTTTAGGAGAGGAGATTTTAGGAGAGGAGATTTTAGGAGAGGAGTTTTTAGGAGAGGAGATTTTAGGAGAGGAGATTTTAGGAGAGGAGATTTTAGGCTCGAGGATGAGTTTACCGAGAGCAGAGATGGGAGAGTTCTCAGAAGTAGTGATGGGAATGAGAATGGAGGCGGAAAGAAAGGcgaaggagaggagagaattcCTGAACAAAGCTAAAGAAACCATGGCGGAAATTAAGAGAATaacggaggaggaatggaggaaaTTCCGTGCAATGAAAGCAGACTGGGAGAAACAAGTAAAGCAGCTGAAGAGTGGAGAAGCCGAGATGGAGGAGAAGAAAGTGGAGGAGAAAAAGGTGGAGAAAGAAGGAAGGCAGCTGACCAGAGAAAGGAAAAGAGAACTTCTACAGAAAGCTCGGGCAAGAAAAGCCGAGatagagaagaagaaggtggaggagagtaAGGTGGAGGAGagtaaggtggaggagaagaag gagaagaaggtggaggagcagacAGGCGGGGAGCTGAAGAaagcagaggagaggagaggaggaaagaagcAAAGACTTTTACAGAAAGCTTACGCATTGAAAGCCGAGTGGGACAAAGAAGGAAAGCAGCTGACCAGAGAAAGGAAAAGAGAACTTCTACAGAAAGCTCGGGCAAGAAAAGCCGAGATGGAAAGCCAACGAGACGAGGCCCAAAAGGAAATGGGCCATGATGAAGGCGGAGACGGAGAG